GGGTTTATGATGAACTCTCAAGAGATGGAGACAGCTGTTAGATTAGGAATTGATTTAACTGTAATTATTCTAAATGATAATGCATACGGAATGATTAAATGGAAACAAACAGGAATGGGATTTGAGTCATTTGGACTTGATCTTGGAAACCCTGATTTTGTTAAATATGCTGAATCTTATGGAGCTCATGGTTATAGACCAAAATCTGTTGAAGAGTTTGAAGCTACTTTAGAAAAATGTGTAAATAGCAAAGGTGTACATTTAATTGATTTAGCAGTTGATTACTCTTTAAATCATGCAATCTTAAATGAGCTTTTACCTCAAAAAACTTGTTTAGTTTAATCTAAACAATCTTAGAAAGGGGCTTTAGATTTAAAGCCCCTTTTTTAATCTTTAAAATTAAAATTCAAAGGAGAAAATATGAGTACGATAGAAGTTACATCACCATTTGATGGAAAAGTAGTTGGAACTGTAAAATTTAACACTTATGAAGAGGTTGAAGCAGCTATTGATTTAGCACATAAAACTTTTTTAGATAGAGATAATTGGATTCCAAAATATAAAAGAATAGAGATTTTAGAAAATGTTATGAAAATTATGAGTTCTCAAGTTGAAGAGCTTACAATCCTTTGTGCAAGTGAAGGTGGAAAACCATATATTGACTCTAAAGTTGAAATTCAAAGAGCTATAAATGGAATTAAAATTGCTATTGAGCAAATAGGACTTCAAGAAGGTCATGAAATTGCTATGGGTCACACAGCATCAAGTGCAAATAGAATTGCATACACAATGAAAGAGCCAATAGGTGTTGTTGCTGCAATTTCTGCATTTAATCACCCATTTAATCTTGCTGTTCATCAAGTAATTCCAGCAATTGCAGTTGGATGTCCAGTAATTATTAGACCAGCAACTCAAACTCCTATGAGTGCAATCAAGCTTGTAGAAATTTTAAAAGAGGCTGGTTTACCAAATGGTTGGGCTCAAGCTGTTGTTTGTGATAGAAATGCTGGAGAGTTATTAGTAACAAGTCCTAAAACTGCATTCTTTACATTTATTGGTTCTGGTCCTGTTGGTTGGTATTTAAACTCTAAATCATCTCCAGGAACTAGAAGTGCATTAGAGCATGGTGGAGTTGCACCTGTTATTGTTGAGCCAGATGCAGATATTGAAGCTATGATTCCAGATTTAGTAAAAGGTGGATTTTATCATGCTGGTCAAGTTTGTGTATCAGTTCAAAGAATTTTTGTTCATGAATCAATTGCCAACACAGTTGCATCAAAAATTGCTGAGAAAGCTTCAAAACTAGTAGTTGGAAATCAACTTGATCCGAAAACTGAAGTTGGACCATTAATCAACCATAATGAAGTAAACAGAGTTGAAGAGTGGGTAAATGAAGCAGTTACAAAAGGTGGAAAAATTTTAACAGGTGGAAAAAGAATCTCTGATTCTTGTTTTGAACCAACAGTTATTGTTAATCCATCTGATGATGCGATTATCTCTCAAAAAGAGATTTTTGGACCAGTTGTTTGTGTATATTCATATAAAACTTTAGATGAAGCAATTGCTAGAGCAAATCAACTAGATGTTTCATTCCAAGCAGCAATATTTACAAAAAATATTGATACAGCTTTAAAATCTATAAAAAGATTAAATGCAACAGCAGTTATGGTAAATGACCATACAGCATTTAGAGTTGACTGGATGCCATTTGGTGGTGCTAAAACTTCAGGATTAGGACTTGGTGGAATTCCAGACTCTATGAGAGAGATGCAAAATCAAAAAATGATGGTTATTAAGTCACCAGTTTTATAAAAATATTTACTTAATTTATAAGTAATTTTCACTCAACAAGAGTTTGCCACACTTGGTATCCCAAAATTTATAATTTTGACCAAGTGGGCAAAATTGTCTCTTTCAAACTACTTATAAAAACAACTACTAAAAAATCAAAATAAAGATTAGATAAATGACTTGGGAAGATATTATAGATTTAGAGAAAAAAAAAGATTACTATAAAAAGTTAAAAGAAGAGATTGATAAAAGATATGAAACTACTACAGTATTTCCAGAAAAACAAAATATTTTTAAAGCTTTTTATTTAACAAAGCTTGATAATCTAAAAGTTGTAATATTAGGACAAGATCCATATCATGGCTTTGGACAAGCACAAGGTTTGGCTTTTTCAACTCCGGCTAATATTAAAAATCCACCATCTATGCAAAATATATTAAAAGAGATACAGAGTGATTTGGGCAAAAAATCTATTTGTGAAGATGGAGATTTAACACCTTGGGCAAAACAAGGAGTGCTTCTTTTAAATACAATATTAACTGTAGAAGAAGCAAAACCAAAATCTCATCACAATTTAGGTTGGGAAGTTTTTACAGATAATATAATTAAATATATAAGCGATAATTGCGAAGATACTATTTTTATTCTTTGGGGAAGCCCTGCTATTTCAAAAACAAAATTAATAGATACAAAAAAACATCATATTTTAACAGCTCCACACCCAAGCCCACTTAGTTCATATAGAGGATTTTTTGGTTGTAAGCACTTCTCTCAAACAAATAATATTTTAAAATCTTTAAATAAAGAAGCTATTATTTGGTAGATTAATTAAAAAGATTCATAACCCTTGATTTAATTTTCCCAAGAGAGAGTTTTATGGCTGAATATTTCATAACTCTCGCTGTTTCTTTCCATTTAGTTTTTTCATAACATGGAGATGGACAGCTTCTGCATCGAGGTTTAATCTCATGAGGACAGCCTTGTAGTCTATTAAAAGAGTAATTTATATCTTCAAAACATTTATTACAAAGATTAAGTTCCAAACTAAAATTCTCATCTTTGTAATATAGTTGAATTAAAATATTTTTTTGCTCTTCGTGCTTATCTATACAATAAAGTTCATAAAATTTTTTGAGTACATCTATCTCAATCTTGTATTTTTCATGTGTCATTTTATATCTTTAATTTTACTTTATATAATATTTGCATACAATAATTAACAGACAATTGATAGCAGTCAAGAAGGAGAGAAAAATGGATAGTATTTCAAAAAAATATGGAGATTATAAATATTTTAGTTTTTTAGAAGAGAAAGATTTAGATAAATTAAAAGATATATCTATTAAAAAAACATATAAAAAGGATGAAATATTATTCTACAAAGGTGATGAGTCAAAATATCTTCATCTTTTAGTTTCTGGAATTGTAAAGCTTTATACTCATGATTTTAAAGATAATGAGGTTGTAATTCACAATTTGATTGGTCCTGCACTTATTGCTGAAATTATGAATTATGAAGAGATGGATTTTTTAGCAAATTGTGCATTTGAGACTGATGCCGAAGTTATTTTAATAGATTATAAAAAGTTTAAAGAGGAGTTTTTGCAAAAACCAGAGATTTCAATGTTTTTTATAAAATCATTAACAAAAAAGATAAAATTTTTACAAAATTTCATAGATTATAATGTAAGTCTAAATAGTATGGAAAAGATTGCAAAATTTTTATATGAAAACGAGGAACTTCTTAAAACTCTAAAACAGGTAAAAATAGCTCAAATATTAAATATTACTCCAGAAACTTTTTCAAGACAGTTAGCAAAACTAAAAAAAGAAAATATTATAGAGAATGAAAAAGGGTATATAAAGATTTTAGATTATAAAAAAATACAAAATTTTATAAGCAATTAATATAAGGAATAGCGATGAAAATTTTATTTTCTCCTAGTGAGACAAAAAATAGTGGAGGAGTTGAAAAGATTTTTGATGAAAATAGCTTTATATTTCCACAGCTTTTTAATAAAAGAGTTGAAATAATAAACTCTTATAACGAGTTTTTACAAACTGCTTCAATATCGCAATTAGAGAAACTTTTTGGTACAAAAAAAAGTGATGTAATAGAAAAATATAGACAAGATATTTTTAAAAGCCCACTTTTAAAAGCAATACAAAGATATGAAGGTGTTGCTTATGATTATTTGTCTTACAATAATTTAGAAAAAAGTTCACAAAAATATATAGATGATAATGTTTTGATTTTTTCAAATCTTTTTGGAGTTCTAAAAGCAAGTGATGAAATACCAGATTACAAACTAAAGCAAGGTGAAAGTTTTTATGATTTAAAAATAGATAAATTTTATAATGATAATTTTAGTAAAGAACTTGATAAATATTTGGAAAATGATGATATTTTGGATTTAAGAGCTGGATTTTATGAGAAGTTTTATGTTATAAAAAAACCATATAAAACATTGAAGTTTATAAAAGATGGCAAAGTTGTAAGTCATTTTGCAAAGGCTTATAGGGGAGAAATTTTAAAAATTATTGCACAAAATGACATAAAAACTTTTGATGATTTTATGAATTTGGAGTTGAAAAATCTAAAACTTGAAGAAATAAAAGAGCAAAAATTAAAAACAGAAATTGTTTATAGCATAATATAAAGGTAAAAAATGAAACCATTTCAAGGCTTTTTAATAGAAAAAGATGGAACAGCAAAAGAGCTTAAATATAAAGATATAGAGAGTGTAGATAAAGATAATAAAATTTTGTGGTTGCATTTTGACTATACGAGTAAAGAAGCAAACGATTGGATTAGAAATAGTAGTAATATTGATTCTGTTGCAGTTGAAGCACTTTTAACTGATGAAACAAGACCAAGAACTATTGTTTTAAATGATGCGTTACTTATTGCTTTAAGAGGTGTAAATTTAGAACCAAATTCAAAACCAGAAAAGATGATATCTATTCGTATTTTTATCTCTTCAAATGTGATTATTTCAACAAGTAGAAAAAATATTCTATCTGTAATAGAAATAAGTGAAAATTTAAAAAAAGGAAAAGGTGTAAAAAGCTCTTCTGAATTTTTGGTTGAACTTACTTATCGAATGATTGATAGAATGGACAATGTAATAGATAAAATAGAAGATAGAGCAGATTTTTTAGAAGAAAATATTATAGAATCTGAACATAATACTGCATTTCGAACAGAAATATTAAAAATTAGAAGAGAGAGTATTATTTTAAAAAGGTATTTAACTCCACAAAAAGAAGCATTAGTTAAACTTTATAATGAAAAATTGTCATGGATAGATGATTATCAAAAAATTGAATTAAGAGAGACAACGGATCAGTTAATCAGGCATATTGAAGAACTTGATACAATAAGAGATAAAGTTATACTTTTTCAAGAAGAGCTTGTAAATAGTTTAACAGAACAGATGAATAAAAAGATGTATATATTAGCTATTTTATCTGCAATATTTCTGCCACTTACTTTTTTAACAGGACTTTTAGGTATAAATGTTGGTGGAATTCCTGGAGCAAATCATGAAAATGCATTTTATATTTTTATAGCTATTTTACTTTGTATAGTAGGTTTTCAGTTTTTTATTTTTAAGAAAAATAAGTGGATTTGAATAAATATATTTTATGAATTATAATTTAGAACTATTTTAAAGCAACTTTATCTTTTTTATCTAAAAACCAAACAAATATAAAAGAGATTAAGGAAAAAATAGCACTAAATAAAAATAGATACTCTCCATAAGTAGCACCTGCAAGAAACGCACCTACAAATCCACCCAAACCATATCCAACACCAAACATAAATTGTTGAGCTAGTTTTTTATTGTCATAAAGTGAGTATAGATAAATTACAACAGCACTATGAAAAAGTGCAAATGAAAATGCATGAATAGCTTGAGTAAAATATACTATTTCTAAATTATCAGGGTATAAATATAAAAGTAACCACCTAAATATAGTTATTCCTACACAAAACTTTATGATTGTTAAAAGATTATTTTTTAAAATAGGTGCTTGAAAATATAACATTAAAATCTCACATATTACACCAAAAG
Above is a genomic segment from Aliarcobacter cryaerophilus containing:
- a CDS encoding Crp/Fnr family transcriptional regulator, whose translation is MDSISKKYGDYKYFSFLEEKDLDKLKDISIKKTYKKDEILFYKGDESKYLHLLVSGIVKLYTHDFKDNEVVIHNLIGPALIAEIMNYEEMDFLANCAFETDAEVILIDYKKFKEEFLQKPEISMFFIKSLTKKIKFLQNFIDYNVSLNSMEKIAKFLYENEELLKTLKQVKIAQILNITPETFSRQLAKLKKENIIENEKGYIKILDYKKIQNFISN
- a CDS encoding zinc transporter ZntB; the encoded protein is MKPFQGFLIEKDGTAKELKYKDIESVDKDNKILWLHFDYTSKEANDWIRNSSNIDSVAVEALLTDETRPRTIVLNDALLIALRGVNLEPNSKPEKMISIRIFISSNVIISTSRKNILSVIEISENLKKGKGVKSSSEFLVELTYRMIDRMDNVIDKIEDRADFLEENIIESEHNTAFRTEILKIRRESIILKRYLTPQKEALVKLYNEKLSWIDDYQKIELRETTDQLIRHIEELDTIRDKVILFQEELVNSLTEQMNKKMYILAILSAIFLPLTFLTGLLGINVGGIPGANHENAFYIFIAILLCIVGFQFFIFKKNKWI
- a CDS encoding aldehyde dehydrogenase family protein codes for the protein MSTIEVTSPFDGKVVGTVKFNTYEEVEAAIDLAHKTFLDRDNWIPKYKRIEILENVMKIMSSQVEELTILCASEGGKPYIDSKVEIQRAINGIKIAIEQIGLQEGHEIAMGHTASSANRIAYTMKEPIGVVAAISAFNHPFNLAVHQVIPAIAVGCPVIIRPATQTPMSAIKLVEILKEAGLPNGWAQAVVCDRNAGELLVTSPKTAFFTFIGSGPVGWYLNSKSSPGTRSALEHGGVAPVIVEPDADIEAMIPDLVKGGFYHAGQVCVSVQRIFVHESIANTVASKIAEKASKLVVGNQLDPKTEVGPLINHNEVNRVEEWVNEAVTKGGKILTGGKRISDSCFEPTVIVNPSDDAIISQKEIFGPVVCVYSYKTLDEAIARANQLDVSFQAAIFTKNIDTALKSIKRLNATAVMVNDHTAFRVDWMPFGGAKTSGLGLGGIPDSMREMQNQKMMVIKSPVL
- the ung gene encoding uracil-DNA glycosylase; protein product: MTWEDIIDLEKKKDYYKKLKEEIDKRYETTTVFPEKQNIFKAFYLTKLDNLKVVILGQDPYHGFGQAQGLAFSTPANIKNPPSMQNILKEIQSDLGKKSICEDGDLTPWAKQGVLLLNTILTVEEAKPKSHHNLGWEVFTDNIIKYISDNCEDTIFILWGSPAISKTKLIDTKKHHILTAPHPSPLSSYRGFFGCKHFSQTNNILKSLNKEAIIW
- a CDS encoding nitrous oxide-stimulated promoter family protein: MTHEKYKIEIDVLKKFYELYCIDKHEEQKNILIQLYYKDENFSLELNLCNKCFEDINYSFNRLQGCPHEIKPRCRSCPSPCYEKTKWKETARVMKYSAIKLSLGKIKSRVMNLFN
- a CDS encoding YaaA family protein, translating into MKILFSPSETKNSGGVEKIFDENSFIFPQLFNKRVEIINSYNEFLQTASISQLEKLFGTKKSDVIEKYRQDIFKSPLLKAIQRYEGVAYDYLSYNNLEKSSQKYIDDNVLIFSNLFGVLKASDEIPDYKLKQGESFYDLKIDKFYNDNFSKELDKYLENDDILDLRAGFYEKFYVIKKPYKTLKFIKDGKVVSHFAKAYRGEILKIIAQNDIKTFDDFMNLELKNLKLEEIKEQKLKTEIVYSII